The Fusarium poae strain DAOMC 252244 chromosome 2, whole genome shotgun sequence nucleotide sequence TGGCCTGTTGCTCCTTCTTTCGCGCCTCCTTTTCTTGTCGGCGCTGCTCCCATCGCTTCTCGAGTTCCTTGATCtcgtccttgttcttgtggATGTACTCGTGCCACATGACCTTGCCGGATGCAAGACCCTCCTCAACCTTGGTCAGGCGGAGGCGCATTCGTGGACCAAGCTCGACAAGCTTGACAGCGCGACGCTCGACGTTCTCCTCTTCCGCTTCGGGCTCGGTTTCGGTCTGGGCTGCTGCCTGTCTAGCCTTGGCAGACAGGACCTTTCGGGTTGTGGAGTCCAAGATCTCAACCTCGGCGTCTGTATCCATCTCACTACCGCTAGTCGCATCTGTCATATACCCATCGCCGTTCGCACCTCCAATCAGGAAATCTGCGACATCCTCAAGCTTGCCCAAATTGGGCATCTTGCCCTTTCGGCTGGTTTTTGTGGTAACAAATTGCTCGGCAGCGTTCAATCTCCTTAAAGGCTTGGAAACGGTGGTTGACTTTGTTGTGATAGCATAATGTCGAAAGTTGACGATGAAAGTGCCATCGTCTTCCTCTGACTGCTCGCGGTTCAACAATAAGACTCGTCGAATCGACTTGAGGGGTGTAGCTTGAGGGTTGATGGGAGGGAATAGGGACTGGAAGACTGTTGTAGCAAGGGACTCGAGGTGTCTAGGAACTTTTGACTTGTTGTCTGAGTCTGGGCGGGTAAAGTTGTTCATGACCAACTACGAGCAGTTAGCAGGATAAACTAGGAGCGATTGAAGAGTCTTCTTACCAGAGGGGGAGTGACAAACTCCTTGCCGCCACCCTTGGGGTGCTTCTGAGCTCGCTGAACATCCTTACATAGTGAGTACTTTTCCACGCGAAAGTTCAAGGTAGGTCCTCGAGGTGTCAAGGCCATTCGCAGGTTGGTATTTCCGGTCTCTGATCTCGAAAACAGCATCAGATGAGTGACGCCCAAAGGACCGCACATGGAAGCGTAATCTTTTAGTCTGTTTCCACGTCTCTCCTTCAATCGACTGGCAGTACCAGGCTCCATGACCTTTCGCACGTCGGCCGCAAGCTGGCTAACGCTGGTTCCGACTTCGCCAGCACCGATTCGAATAACCATGCTCTTGGGGTCCTTTGCAGAAGCATGTCCGGCAGAGTCCACATCGGGATTGCTAGCACCCAGATGGGTTCTCTTCTTTGTTCGTTTGCGTGCCATTGTTGTGgttttttgttgttgaatGTATCGTTGAAACTTGCTTGAAGCTGGCTGTCGCAAATCCCAATGGATAgcagaaagaaaaaaagttcGGCGGGACCACGATAAGACTAGCGCACGTGCGATAAGAAGGTCTCCACTAAAATATTTTGAAGTCTTGAAGCAAGATCATCTTTCCATGAGTTAACTTTCGTCTTTACACACAAATTGCCCACCATGAACAGcgcaaagagaagaaaggttGCGCAAGATGTGCCCAGGAAGTCCAAGCCTGCGGCCGAGGAAAAGCCTGCCCGGCCTGATCCCGAGTCTTCCAACGACGAGGAATCTGAAGAAGAGTCTGCGACTCTAGAGGAGCCTTCGGCTGAGGAGACGGTTGTTGATACTCCCAAGACCTTTAAAGATCTGGTATGACTCATTGACTTTTGTTCAAGTCGAGATATCTAACAATTATCAGGGAGTCAACGATGCTCTGTGCGAAGCCTGCGAGAAGCTCAACTACAAGTACCCCACGCCCATTCAAGAAAAGTCTATTCCCGTTGCCCTCGAGGGCCGCGATATCATTGGTCTCGCCGAAACAGGTAGCGGAAAGACAGCTGCCTTTGCTCTTCCTGTTCTCCAAGCTCTTCTCGACAAGCCCCAGCCTCTGTTCGGCCTCGTCCTCGCCCCAACTCGTGAATTGGCAACTCAGATTGGACAAGCCTTCGAGGCTCTCGGTTCGCTTATCTCGCTACGATGCGCTGTAATTGTCGGAGGTCTGGATATGGTTCCTCAGGCCATTGCACTTGGAAAGAAGCCTCACATTATTGTTGCGACACCTGGTCGTCTCGTGGACCATCTTGAGAAGACCAAGGGATTTTCGCTGCGAACACTCAAATACTTGATCATGGACGAGGCTGATCGTCTGCTGGACATGGACTTCGGACCCAGCATTGACAAGATCCTCAAGTTCGTTCCCCGAGAGCGACGCACATACCTCTTCTCTGCAACAATTAGCTCCAAGATTGAAAGCTTGCAGCGTGCCAGTTTGAGGGATCCTGTCAAGGTGAGCATCAGCTCCAACAAGTACCAGACTGTCTCGACTCTGTTGCAGCATTACCTCTTCATCCCTCATCCTCAGAAGGATGTTCATCTTATCTACTTGATCAACGAGCATGCCGGACAGTCTACAATCGTTTTCACACGAACAGTGTGGGAGACCCAGCGTATTTCTATCCTACTGCGAACACTTGGCTTCGGCGCAATCCCACTCCACGGTCAACTGTCTCAGTCATCCCGTCTAGGAGCCCTCAACAAGTTCCGTTCCGGTACACGAGACATCCTGGTCGCCACCGATGTCGCTGCCCGTGGTCTGGATATTCCTTCAGTCGATGTTGTTCTCAACTACGATTTGCCCCAGGACTCTAAGACATACGTCCACAGAGTCGGACGAACTGCTCGTGCTGGTAAGTCTGGTGTTGCTATTAGCTTGGTGACCCAGTACGATCTCGAAATCTACCTTCGAATTGAGGCTGCTCTTGGCAAGAAGCTCGAGGAGTACCCAacagagaaggaggaggtcATGGCTTTCCAGTCTCGAGTTGAGGAGGCTCAGCGACATGCCCGAGTCGAGATGAAGTCGTTCAGTGAGGAGAAGGGTAAGAAGGGCAGCACACTGAAAGGCGGCCGCGGCAAGAAGGGTGGCAAGAGAGGCAGAGACGACATGGACAAAGAGGAGGGCTAAGTCTCTAGCTCGCTGTTCTGGAGTTGCGGCGGTTTGGCGTTGTTCAGGTTGGGGTAAAATTGTCAATTTTCAAGGATTCTTTATAGGTTGTTTCAGTGATTGAAGTGTACAAATGGCGATGTTTGCTAGTTGCGATCACCATCAGTACATattggctagacgagaagtGCGTCGATGAACCATCCTCCAATTACTTAGCTAGTGACTTGTCTAAGTAGTCGGCTGGTTTCTCACTGTTTCAATGGCTAAGACGTTATTTCGTATTTCCTTGTTTCAAACGACTTTCATTATCAACATATCCATCGCTTCAATTACTATAAGCCCTAGTGAAGGAAGCATGTCTGAAACACCGACGTACGTTCAGCTCCCCAACAAGCGGCCGCCTTGTACAGGGATGTCGAAGATCACCACAAGTTTCAACAATCAGACTTAACCGCGAATGGCTTCGCGGCATGTCAGCTGGTTTCGCCGATTCTTTTTGGCGGCAATTTGTAAGTGCGATCCCTGTTACTTTAGCAGCGGCCGCTTGTTAGGAAACGCATGGGGATGAGATGAAAGGACCCGAGTCTTGGGTAACTAACTGTCTGAGGATGGCTGTTTGTTGTATATAAGTGAAGGGAGTGAAGTAAAGAAACAATCTTTTGATCTCTATTCATTCGttcattcattctttcttttctatgTGCATTGATTGCACTGTCCATTCACTAGATATAACTGACATTCATTTTACTTCACTTTATTCACCATGTATACTTCAACTCTGCTCCTCACTCTCGCTGCGTCTGCGAGTGCTCACATTGCCTCCTGGAACAAGGGAATGTACTGTAGAGTAAGTAAAGTCCACTCTCTCCGTGATCAACACTGACTGTTCAGGGCGGCAACGATTCTTCAGTCGACAACGCAAACACCAATCTCGCTGTCAACCCTCTCTACGATCTCCCCAAGTCCAAATGGTGGATGCAAGCCGACCGTGGCTGCGATGTCGTTCCTCCTCCCAAGGGCGAGTTTCTCGAGCTCCCAGCCGGAAAGTCATTCATGACTGAGCTTGCCAACAACCGCGCCTTCACCACGCTTTCGTACAATGGAGACTTGACCACGGATTGGCAGGACGGCAAGAACAGATCCATGCCTTGGAGAGGTCCTGAGGGTGGTTGTCTCATGGATGGCGGTGATGGTTCTGGTGGAGAGTTGCACACCAAGAACATAGAGTCAACTGGTGGAACCGCCTGGGCCATTTCGTATGAAAGTGATATCAGCAAGGTCACCATGGATAACCTTGTTGTGTTTTCCGTAAGATACTAGTAAGGTCTTTATGCTTAAGTGGTGATATTCGGTTGACTTACTCGTCACAGTTCTCCTTTCTTTTGCGAGACTTGGTACGATGTTCCAGCCGATATGCCAAAGTGTCCGGAAGAGGGTTGCTACTGTGCCTGGCTCTGGATTCCCGACGGCTGTGAGTCTTGTGACAGTTTCCCTGACCTCCAAATCATTGCTAACTGTACTTCTAGGCGGCCAGTCAAACATGTACATGCAAAACCACCGCTGCAAGGTCACTGGTAGCACATCCACCAAAAAGCTGGGTAAGCCCAAACCCGCCGTCTACTGCCGCGAGAACCCTTCCAAGTGTGTCCCTGGACCTAAGCAGATGATGGTTTGGAATCGTAAGTCAACCATTCCTGAACAGTAGTCTTCTCAATAATGTTCTGACTCGTTGTAGAAGCTGAAGGCAACAACGTGAGCCCTCCCAATGGCAAGACGCCTACTTACAACCAACGAATGGGTTTCATGGATGGTGCTCAGGATGACATTTTTGTTGATGAGTCGGCTTGATTTGACGGAGACTCGTGTTTGAGTAGTTGACTATACCTTTCTGGAAAGGCAGGATTTCTCTTCTTAGCTGAGATGTTGTATTGACTTCTTTTTTATTGTTGCAAAAGTTCAACGATCAAGGTAACATGGTGTACTCTGTCGTGTCCTACGGCGATATGACAATAGTCATTCAAATCCTAATCCTTTACCCATAAACAATCCGGCAAAGCTATTCCCATAACGCCAATTCGCTATTAACTAAACAATATCATTCACCAGACCACAGCCTGTATAGAATCATTCGCTGCCCAGCTACCCGATCTTCTGGGCtgctcctcatcttcctcatcatcgtcatccacCAACTCTGTGTCCTCGGGGCCTAATGTTTCTTCACCGTCGGCTACCTCTTCGGCCTCTTCTTCGCCGTCGCTCTCCTCAGCTTCGTCGTCTCCTTCGCTTTCGCTATCGGCATCTTCTCCGCTGGACTCCGCTGACTGGTGCTCAAGGTTAGAGAACCTAAGTCCTGGGGGCACTTCATCATCGTAGTCGTCGGGTACGTCACTGAGGTCGCTCTCGTCATCGGCCGAGTCGTCAATACTACTGTCGGCCTTTTCTTCAGCGCCATGTTCTTCAGCATTCTCATCTTCAGCAGCCTCGTCATGCTCCTCATCTTGTTCATCTTCGTGCTCTTCATCATGCTCCTCTTCTCCATGATCTTCCTCATTCTCATCGCCAGCATCTTTCATATCCACATCAACGTCATGGCCAGCTTCACGCTGGAGCTGCGTATCGGCTCCCTCCTCCTCACTACCAGCATCGCTTGCACGTTGATTGGGCGTACGGCTGCCACGCTTGCCACTTGAAACGCTGCCCACACGACTCTTGCTTGACTTGGGTGCCTCCAGAGCTCTCACAACCGCTTGCTCAGCCTTTCGCAGTACGTCTGGCCGTCTAACGCCAGTTTTCCTGGGGCGTGGCGCAGCCTCTTGTTTCTCTGTCTCCATGGGAGTCGCTGTGCCTGTGATGCTCTCCTGTCCGTTGGGGGCATTGAGAATACTGGCGAGAGAGCTCGTGACTTTAGTCTCTGCCTGTGCCGCCTCGAGTTGAGCTGCAACCTCCTTGGCATGATGTCGCTCCTCCACAACTTTGCTGGGGTCTGGTCCAGGCAGAGTCTTAGCTATCTCGGAATAGATTCTAGAGTAGCAATCGTTAAGAAGGTCGTCGATAGGTGCCACTTTCATAAGATTAGCATTAAGCTTTTTCAGCTCGATTGTTTCTTTCATGCAGTTGAAAAGCGGAACATCAGCACCATCGCTTGCAGCCCAATCGGCAATCCTCTCGCCCACAACCTCGAACTCTTCGCTCGACAGTGCCTTGAACGCGTCATCAACGACAGGCGACACACTATAGCCCTGGCGCAGGAGCTTGAGGTAGGCCATGCAGCAAGATTGCCAGAGATCCGTGAAATGGTAAAAGTCGGCACCCTTCTTCCGGAGGCGTCTCAACAGCTGCTCCAAGTTACCCCGGTCGTTCATAATAACCAGCAACTTGGTCATAAAACGCACGTATTGTTCTGTGTATACATGATGACGACCGGGTCTCTCCGCATCACACTTCCATACGTTCATGACCATAGTCTTGGTAAACATGCTATCCCTGAGGATACCGAATGCAGCCTTCGCTTCCACGAGTCTATCGCCGCTTGGCGTTTCGGTGGCCTCTTCAAACAGGATCCTAGCGTGTCTGATGATGATACGATGTTGCCAATTAGCCTTATCCTTCTCCTTGAGCTTAGTAAGATTAcgaataatatattcttccCAGTCTTCAGGATCTGAGAAGGAAGCAAAAAGATCATCAGGGTTGACTTCTAGGCCGAATGGCTGCGCGGATAAGATATCAGCAGCCTCCTTTGCCGGCACATCACCTCGCATCACCAACTTGTGGAGAATAGAGACGATCTTGTAGTGCGGTTCAAAAATGGGATCGGTGTTCCTCCCTCTTCGGGCATTGTGTGCTACCTGCACGGCTTTCTTAAGAGTGTCGATTAGCGTGCCTAAGCTGATCTTGGAGTACACATCCTTGACGTCGAGCTGATCATCGGGAGTCTGGTACATCTTCCAGTAACACTTGGAAAGCATATAAGGGTTCCTACTATTGTCAGATGCTGCATTGAACGTTGGGTAAAGCTCACTTACTTCCAGTTGTCTGGCTTGCGGTCCATGGCCATCCTGAAAAGTTTCGCCGCAAATTTCCAGACCTTGTACTCATTCATCTGGGAGTGCAGAATCCTCTTGAAAGTCCCTATGCCCATATCCTCGATGAAGTATCTCTCCTGATCAGAATGTTGAAATGGCTCCATGGCGAAAGGCTCTCGGCTTGATGCATACATCCTCATGGCAAACTTATGGTAAAGATCATGCAGAGGATCTCCATCGTGGGTTTCAATGTCCACATTACGAGAATGTGAAAGTGCGAGTGTGTAGCAATGGATTGCATTTCGCTGGAATTTAATTAGTTCGGGGCGCTCCTTGTTCATCTTGTCAGCAGTCCAGAGGACCGCCTCGTCCAGCTCGTAGTCAAAACACTCCGCCAGGCGGAACCAAGCATCCCATCTGTCTGCAGTGaattgaagttgaagccgCAGGAAGGTCGCGCCGATGCGCAGATCGTCGGTTGCACCAGGGGTCTGACGACGATTCAACTCAACACCCTTGAACTTTGTCAATGCCATCATACCCAACAAGAAGAACCAACCATGTGTCGCAAGAACAGTCTCGGGGGTATTGACAGACACGGCGTCTACCGAAACATCCCCAATAAGGGCGCGGTACAAACGCAGGGGGTGGATTGGCTTTTTCAGATACTCGGTAAAGTTACGCAGGTTGTGATACATCTGCGGTGTTGACTTCGTCTGGCCAATTGTCTGCTGCATGTGATCAATCGTTGTCTTGAGGTCTGATTTGAGGAGGTCCTTCATGGGTATGCGGTTGGCAAGAATGCAAACTCTCTCCACGAGCTGCATAGTCTGCCGTTTCTCAAGTTTCTCAGGGGGACAAGCATGGTCCTGAACCTCCCAGACACCTGCACCAAGCTTGAGACCGTGCAAATCGTACAGAACCTGGCCAAGATAATCTTCCCAATTCTCAATATTCTTGAGTTTGAGAAGTTCAACGCGCATGACCTTGAGGAAGATCTTGTTTGAAGCCTTGCAGAATTTGCGAATGCCAATTACTTGATGGATGGCAGCGAGATAATCAGCAAGGTCGGTCTCAGGTCCGATGATACAGTTATCCTTATTAATGCCAGCCTTGAACATTGTATATTGGAGACACCATGCGCGTATCTGCATCTCCTTCAGCTTGTTCTTCAGTGATTGGAAAGCAGCTTTAGAGGCGGCATTTCCAGTCTTTTCCGGCTTGATACCGATTCGAACCTCATCCTCGCACAAACTTGCAACATGTAGTAAACAGTTGACTTTGGCAAGAGCAGCTGAGGTGGATCTGATGTGGGCATCATCAATAATTTCGAATGCTGTATTGTCGTTCAGCGCAGAACCGAGAGCTGTGATCAAAAGCTCGTCCAGTGACTTCAAAGTACGCATGAAAAGCAACCGTCGAGATTCAGGTGGGGTGTTGGTATAGGTATCGCCCTCCAGGTCTGATACGATCAGCTCAATACTCTTGAGGCAGCAAGAGAATTTCTTGGTTGAGTATTTGATAGCATCGTAGGCGTCCCCCAGACGTGACCACAGAAACAACCTAAGCtctgtgctgctgttgtGGAGGAACTTCCAGAGATCCTTCAGGCTTTGGCTTGCGCAATCAGACATGGACTTCTTTTGCTTCTCGTTGGAGCTTGCGTCGTCGCTTTCAACGCTTCCGTCAGTATCACCACTACTATCATCACTGCTATTGTCACTGCTGTCGCTGTCTTCACCTGACTCGGAAGCTATTTCTTGGTTGGGAGCGCACACTGTAGATGGGTTGAGAACAGGCTCCAGTGTGTCAATGACAAAGACTGGATCGTCCATGTTATCTTGGAATAGTCCAAGAAAAAAGTCCATTGTCGTTAATTTTGAAATCTCAcgatcagcagcagcaggagaAATTGTCGGCATAACCACATTGTTGGGAAGTGAGACGGCAGGGACGTTCTCATCTGCAAGGTGGTCACGTAAAGATGTCCACATAAGGAGGATGTGTTCGCGTAGGGGCTGTTCCGCGTGTGAAGACACAAGAACTGAAGCCCATAAGAAACGTGCTATGAGAGGATCGTTTGCTGGCCGGTCTACCAGTCGAAGGTAAGCTGAGGCAACGTCAAGCCACCGTCCCAGCCGATATTTGGTGTCCATTCGAGTCGCATAATCCACAACGCTACTAGGGTTGGTGATAAGTTCATAGATGTCGACATGAAGTTCGAAAAGCATAGGTACGATAGTCTCCAAATCTGCTAACCTCTCAGCGGAGCCAGCAGCGAAGTCCATCTCCTCAGCGATCTTCCGGTACAGCGCAGAGTCGACTTTGTTGAGCATCTGAACCACGGATAGCTTCATTTTATCCGACCACTTCGCTGTCGCATAGCTTTGACTAACAGCTCTGACCCATTCATAAGCAACATCTTCGGTTGTCATCCACGACCTGCAGCCTGCCATCTTTTTGGCAAAGGATCTCAGACCTTGTTTTTCGTTGAAAGAGGGCATCGAAGGCTGATCTTGCGAGCCCGTTTTAGCGTGCTCTAGGAAAGAAGATGGTCCGAGACTGGCTTGTTCATTCTTGTGTAGGAAGACCTTAGCAACCTCGTCACGGAAATTAACAATGACACTACTCAGGTCGCATGCAGCAAGATTTGTAATTTTTCCAGGCCGGTCCTCAGTGGCGCATGAGTCAATGAGCTCAGTGATGAAATCAAAGGTTGATTTATCCTCTACACCCAGGTGTTCCAAGACGCTCTTTGTCATTTGGAAGAGGTTTTGATCAGCTCCTTGATAGGGCTGTAGTTGATTAGCAATTAAAGTGTTGGGGTCTGTCGTTTCCTCAGCTTGGAGAGTCTCTCTTCGTCGAACTCGCTTGCTGCGTTTCTCCGTCGcattttcttcttctgcacCATCTGGCAGTCCTGCTGCAGATTGCGATCGTTTTCTAGCTGATGCTCCATTCGACTCTTTCTGGGATTGGTCCGCAGCTTTCTGGCTATCTTCGGTCGCTTCGGACCCTGCCTTTTGCTCTTTCGGGGTGGTATCATTCTCTGGTGATTTCTCTGTTTCAGTAGGCTTTGGAACTACGACCTCGATTTCCGACGCAACGCTGTCGATTTCGTTTGGAGGTGTATCTATTGGAACATCTTCCAGGCTACTTTCAATAATTCCGTCGCATGCATCAAAAGCTTCAGCTGTAGTCTCGAGGCAGTTGATGAGCTTCGCTCCAAGTTCAGCCCAAGATGACACAGATTTTGGCTCCGCAATGCTAGAGTCATCTGCGTCGCCCATTTCCGTATCTTCTTGTGTCTGGTCCTCTGTAGCAGAAACCTTCGGTGGTATCAATGATTTGGTCGGGTCGGGAAGAAAGGGAATGGGATCCAAGTGTCGCTTGAGGAGCGCAGGCATCTTTTTCTTGAGCCATGGCGCCATGATTGGATGCGACAAAGCCATATCGTCGCTGAGGAGCTTCAATTGATCTTTCAACTGTTCACCTGCCATTCCCTCTGCCAACGATGGAGGGTCGAGTTCCATTACAGCAGGATCGTCGTCCAACTCAATCGCAGCCTCAAGGCAATACCGCTTAATGCGGTTGCTGTTGATTGCGCCAGCGAAACGAGCAGTCTTTCTCCAGAGCTCTGGATCTGATGGATCTTGATCCAGTGCAGTCATCCAACTATCCAACACCTTGTGTCCATCATAGTGGTATTCCAGTCGGGCTTTTTCCTTCCATGTTGTGTCTGAAGTCGATGCGTCCTTAAATTTATCGACAAAGAATTGGCCATAGTTTTTGTATGATAAGTAGAGTGCCTGGGCCAGACTTGCTGCTACACCATCTGCTCCTCCAGCGTCCACATCTAATCCCCCATCTGTGAGAGAGGGGTCCAAGTTGGATACGTCTGGTTGACCGTCTGCTTGTCGCTCTGCTCGTTCGTAGTCGGTTTTCGCTTCCCGGTACTTGAAGATTTCGGATTTGAAGAGTTCGTTGTATGCGGATTCGGCGGCTTCGCGTGATCGAGGGCCTTGGGCATGGAGCTTCAATGCATGTTGAAAGCGCTTGAGAGCTTCGTCGACCTGGAGAATGTTATTACTCGTCCGTTTTTTGAGATACCGTACAGTAAACTCACATGAATCTCCTTGGTGGTGTCGATTTGCTCATCGATATTATCCTCCGGCTCGAGGTTTATTGCTTGGAATGCCGGCTATCACACATTAGTACAGATTCATTGTAGGATGTCGACAATTTACCATATTGGCGGTCGCAATGCTCTCGAAGCGACGGCCGACATTCGTATTTGTAGTAAAGAGAACTGTCTAACTCTGTCTGAATGATTTGACGTTAGGAGTGAGTTTGGAGACACTTCACTTTCTTGGCATCAATCTAATTAATGAAAGCGCGTTCTCAGACGCGGATCAATTCAGCCCCATTTAGCCACATGTTTGATGGAGCTGTTCCTGAGCAGGGATGTGGCGGTGTTTAGCTGCCCAGACCCGCATAACCCAGGGCAGTTTAGAGTACGTACATCCTGAACTGTACCTAGAGCTCCCTATCAAGGCCAGATCTTAGGGAGGGACCAGCTTCCTTTGTCTTTGGCATCTTACTCGAAACAAGGGACCCCTCAACTGGTCTCGACTGTTTCTCTCCCTACACATCACGCGAGGCCAATTCTGACGGCTCTCATCTGATATTCAACCCCGATCCTCAATAGCGATCACAAGGAGCTCGCCATTATGGTCGCGCCAGCAGTTCCCGAGTAAGGCGCAACACTACCGAGATGCTTGGCATCCACATAGCTAATCTGGGACCAGAATTACCGAGGAGATTCTCCACGAGTCGATTGACGCCCGAACCGAATCTCTCGCTGGCCTTCGAGAACTTGGCCCTCCCGATCTTGTTCATCTTCTCAAGCACGGCGTCCGAAACCCAGCCAAGCAGGTACACGACCTCGATCGGCGCAAGGGAGATAAATAGCTGACTTGTCCAGACTGGCGTCTACCACCATGTCACTGGTGTCGACGCATCTTCATCAGCTAGTCTAGCAGCGTATATCAATACTTTGACCTACAAAGAGTCGGGGCCAAATGCGACAAACAAGATTGTTGAAGGTGTCTTCTGGTACGTCATAACTCTTCTGCTTTGGTATAGAATTGCGGAGGCTGACCTTTGACACAGCTGTTACAATGCCTTTTCACGACTTGATATGCGTGTGCATGTATCGATTCCCGGAACCGTAGAAAGTTACTGCGTCGACGAGCGAGGCGAGAAGCGAAAGGCTTCGGAGGATCTCTGGCTGGAGACGTACCTCTGCAGCGTTCTTCGAGCGTACTCTTACGCAGACGATGGCAGTGGCGACACAATTCGAAAGATTATGGGCGTTCGAAGATTCAACCCTGTTACAAACACTGAAACCGAGCATCGTTTCCTTCATGCCGCAGAACAACTCTTTTTCAGGGGGTGGCAACTTGGTTCTGATTCGGTTGTTCAGGTGCCTACTAACGTATCTAACCACCTGACAACTGGCCTTCTAAAGTATCTTGAAACCACCGGTCGATATGCCTCTGGAATCAATCTCTTTGAGAAGCTCCGAACGCAGAGTGTTGAGGTTTCATCTCTGCTGGCGAAGGTGATGTTCATGGGCCATGAGGAGGTTGCTGGCGTCAGAACGCTACACCAGTCTTTGCAGGAAACCCCTATGGATTATGTCATGCTTGATACTCAAGCTGAGTTTCTCTTGAGCAAGGCCAAGAGTGCAGCTGCTCCTGAACTCAAGGAGGAGAGGCTCAAGTTATCACTGGGTTGTGCGGATCGAGCGACAGTTGCCGCCCCGACTGAGTTCAGCACATGGGCCAGACTAGCTCAGGTCTATGTGGCTATGGAGGATTGGGACAATGCGCTTACCATTCTCAACTCATGCCCCATGTTCACCTATCAAGACAAGGATACCCCATTGATGCCAGAGCCAAAGGAAGTCATCCTGCCAACTCTCCCTGAAACTCGCCTTGACGAGATTGACAGTGAGCCTGAGTCGCGATACTCGGAACAGGTCGACCCCAGTTTGCTCAACCTGCGGGCCGCATCCTACAGAGGCACATTCAAGAAGGCGTATGAGATCCTGACCGAGATGACTGCAAAGATTGGCTGGGACCAACTCCTGAAGATCCGCAGTAATGTGTTCGTTATGGAGGACGAGTATCGTACAGAGAAACAGGAATCTTCTCACCCGGGTGCCTCGAAACGGACTCCAAGTACTGATGGTCTGCGC carries:
- the HIR3 gene encoding Histone transcription regulator 3 (BUSCO:794at5125), with protein sequence MPAFQAINLEPEDNIDEQIDTTKEIHVDEALKRFQHALKLHAQGPRSREAAESAYNELFKSEIFKYREAKTDYERAERQADGQPDVSNLDPSLTDGGLDVDAGGADGVAASLAQALYLSYKNYGQFFVDKFKDASTSDTTWKEKARLEYHYDGHKVLDSWMTALDQDPSDPELWRKTARFAGAINSNRIKRYCLEAAIELDDDPAVMELDPPSLAEGMAGEQLKDQLKLLSDDMALSHPIMAPWLKKKMPALLKRHLDPIPFLPDPTKSLIPPKVSATEDQTQEDTEMGDADDSSIAEPKSVSSWAELGAKLINCLETTAEAFDACDGIIESSLEDVPIDTPPNEIDSVASEIEVVVPKPTETEKSPENDTTPKEQKAGSEATEDSQKAADQSQKESNGASARKRSQSAAGLPDGAEEENATEKRSKRVRRRETLQAEETTDPNTLIANQLQPYQGADQNLFQMTKSVLEHLGVEDKSTFDFITELIDSCATEDRPGKITNLAACDLSSVIVNFRDEVAKVFLHKNEQASLGPSSFLEHAKTGSQDQPSMPSFNEKQGLRSFAKKMAGCRSWMTTEDVAYEWVRAVSQSYATAKWSDKMKLSVVQMLNKVDSALYRKIAEEMDFAAGSAERLADLETIVPMLFELHVDIYELITNPSSVVDYATRMDTKYRLGRWLDVASAYLRLVDRPANDPLIARFLWASVLVSSHAEQPLREHILLMWTSLRDHLADENVPAVSLPNNVVMPTISPAAADREISKLTTMDFFLGLFQDNMDDPVFVIDTLEPVLNPSTVCAPNQEIASESGEDSDSSDNSSDDSSGDTDGSVESDDASSNEKQKKSMSDCASQSLKDLWKFLHNSSTELRLFLWSRLGDAYDAIKYSTKKFSCCLKSIELIVSDLEGDTYTNTPPESRRLLFMRTLKSLDELLITALGSALNDNTAFEIIDDAHIRSTSAALAKVNCLLHVASLCEDEVRIGIKPEKTGNAASKAAFQSLKNKLKEMQIRAWCLQYTMFKAGINKDNCIIGPETDLADYLAAIHQVIGIRKFCKASNKIFLKVMRVELLKLKNIENWEDYLGQVLYDLHGLKLGAGVWEVQDHACPPEKLEKRQTMQLVERVCILANRIPMKDLLKSDLKTTIDHMQQTIGQTKSTPQMYHNLRNFTEYLKKPIHPLRLYRALIGDVSVDAVSVNTPETVLATHGWFFLLGMMALTKFKGVELNRRQTPGATDDLRIGATFLRLQLQFTADRWDAWFRLAECFDYELDEAVLWTADKMNKERPELIKFQRNAIHCYTLALSHSRNVDIETHDGDPLHDLYHKFAMRMYASSREPFAMEPFQHSDQERYFIEDMGIGTFKRILHSQMNEYKVWKFAAKLFRMAMDRKPDNWKNPYMLSKCYWKMYQTPDDQLDVKDVYSKISLGTLIDTLKKAVQVAHNARRGRNTDPIFEPHYKIVSILHKLVMRGDVPAKEAADILSAQPFGLEVNPDDLFASFSDPEDWEEYIIRNLTKLKEKDKANWQHRIIIRHARILFEEATETPSGDRLVEAKAAFGILRDSMFTKTMVMNVWKCDAERPGRHHVYTEQYVRFMTKLLVIMNDRGNLEQLLRRLRKKGADFYHFTDLWQSCCMAYLKLLRQGYSVSPVVDDAFKALSSEEFEVVGERIADWAASDGADVPLFNCMKETIELKKLNANLMKVAPIDDLLNDCYSRIYSEIAKTLPGPDPSKVVEERHHAKEVAAQLEAAQAETKVTSSLASILNAPNGQESITGTATPMETEKQEAAPRPRKTGVRRPDVLRKAEQAVVRALEAPKSSKSRVGSVSSGKRGSRTPNQRASDAGSEEEGADTQLQREAGHDVDVDMKDAGDENEEDHGEEEHDEEHEDEQDEEHDEAAEDENAEEHGAEEKADSSIDDSADDESDLSDVPDDYDDEVPPGLRFSNLEHQSAESSGEDADSESEGDDEAEESDGEEEAEEVADGEETLGPEDTELVDDDDEEDEEQPRRSGSWAANDSIQAVVW
- a CDS encoding hypothetical protein (BUSCO:9069at5125): MVAPAVPEITEEILHESIDARTESLAGLRELGPPDLVHLLKHGVRNPAKQTGVYHHVTGVDASSSASLAAYINTLTYKESGPNATNKIVEGVFCCYNAFSRLDMRVHVSIPGTVESYCVDERGEKRKASEDLWLETYLCSVLRAYSYADDGSGDTIRKIMGVRRFNPVTNTETEHRFLHAAEQLFFRGWQLGSDSVVQVPTNVSNHLTTGLLKYLETTGRYASGINLFEKLRTQSVEVSSLLAKVMFMGHEEVAGVRTLHQSLQETPMDYVMLDTQAEFLLSKAKSAAAPELKEERLKLSLGCADRATVAAPTEFSTWARLAQVYVAMEDWDNALTILNSCPMFTYQDKDTPLMPEPKEVILPTLPETRLDEIDSEPESRYSEQVDPSLLNLRAASYRGTFKKAYEILTEMTAKIGWDQLLKIRSNVFVMEDEYRTEKQESSHPGASKRTPSTDGLRGTPDQTVNRDNETEGENSVKPAEEVSEVEADTDAGVDAPATNGNGEQSKIEKPSNVIDAGEAKTDPETTKSDENLSKLNTKRLCERWLDSLFMVLYEDLRVYTIWRTQMAQYRAQQMQYKKSAEEWEILGSLAERLQHMDEAVEAYRACLSIRFSPKALAGILRVFEKTKSTRETVASVIRLVTWQYRWYSEFSPELLHTIRTLIEDEGAVKVRSIIQATSLPQNVLDLTHHYAALCATFRSSGTDG